In a single window of the Acinetobacter tibetensis genome:
- a CDS encoding accessory factor UbiK family protein, which yields MIETLLQAILEQVEQPKTDLEHNLRALLNEAVTKMDLVSRDEIERQKTALHNANQRLTELLLQVEALEQKIQNKK from the coding sequence ATGATTGAAACTTTATTACAAGCCATTCTAGAACAAGTAGAACAACCAAAAACTGATTTGGAACATAATTTAAGAGCCTTATTAAATGAGGCTGTCACTAAAATGGATTTAGTTTCTCGTGACGAAATTGAGCGTCAGAAAACTGCGCTTCACAATGCCAATCAACGTTTAACCGAATTACTTCTCCAAGTCGAAGCACTCGAACAAAAAATTCAGAACAAAAAATAA
- a CDS encoding TorF family putative porin: MKFTLKVLSMAVVAAASTFTFADDQAASPFGLSFSGNAAVTTDYRFRGLSQTQNDPAVQAGFTLAHDSGMYFGLWGSNVNFGSGTPSLELDPSLGFATTLDSFASKPLLDVGVVYYNYPSATDLSWVELYGKLTFASVLTEGDSILTNVNFTNDYAGADTNSWNVNAGYAVPFGSTGFGGVASVGYTVVDDEDKYSFGGDDNYVDWKVGVNYAFKSISGATAELAAIGTNIDTDAMDDATARGVETGAVFTLTKTF; this comes from the coding sequence ATGAAATTCACATTAAAAGTATTATCTATGGCGGTTGTTGCGGCGGCTTCAACATTTACCTTTGCAGATGATCAAGCAGCATCACCATTTGGTCTTTCTTTTAGCGGCAATGCAGCAGTAACAACAGACTATCGTTTCCGTGGATTGTCGCAAACTCAAAATGATCCAGCGGTTCAAGCAGGATTCACACTTGCACATGATTCAGGTATGTATTTTGGGCTTTGGGGTTCCAATGTAAACTTTGGTTCGGGGACGCCAAGTTTAGAACTAGATCCATCGTTGGGTTTTGCAACCACATTGGATAGCTTTGCCAGCAAACCTTTATTGGATGTGGGTGTTGTGTATTACAACTATCCAAGTGCAACTGACTTAAGTTGGGTCGAATTGTATGGAAAATTAACTTTCGCAAGTGTGCTGACTGAAGGAGACAGCATTCTGACCAATGTGAACTTTACCAATGATTATGCAGGTGCAGATACAAACAGTTGGAATGTGAATGCAGGCTACGCTGTTCCATTTGGTTCAACAGGTTTTGGCGGTGTAGCAAGTGTGGGCTATACCGTTGTGGATGATGAAGACAAATATTCATTTGGCGGCGATGATAACTATGTGGACTGGAAAGTCGGTGTTAACTATGCATTTAAATCAATTTCTGGTGCAACGGCTGAATTAGCAGCGATAGGTACAAATATTGATACAGATGCTATGGATGATGCAACTGCTCGTGGCGTAGAAACAGGTGCAGTCTTTACCTTAACCAAAACATTCTAA
- a CDS encoding MAPEG family protein, which yields MQSISGIVYLILIACLLPYVFSFIARLTSGFQVRDNQYPREFLNKATGIAARANAAQQNSFEGLPLFIAAVLMAEYMVVSQAVIMTFGIAYLVLRVVYGVCYLANWATLRSIVWCLSLLCPISLLILVIKLS from the coding sequence ATGCAAAGCATTAGCGGTATTGTCTATCTCATCTTAATTGCATGTTTATTACCTTATGTCTTTAGTTTTATTGCCAGACTTACGAGTGGTTTTCAGGTTAGAGATAATCAATATCCGCGTGAGTTTTTAAACAAGGCAACAGGTATTGCTGCACGTGCCAATGCTGCACAACAAAATAGTTTTGAAGGATTACCTTTATTTATTGCTGCTGTTTTAATGGCGGAATATATGGTGGTATCCCAAGCCGTGATTATGACTTTTGGCATAGCCTATTTGGTCTTACGTGTCGTCTATGGGGTATGTTATTTGGCCAATTGGGCGACATTGCGTTCAATTGTCTGGTGTCTGTCCTTATTGTGTCCAATTTCACTGCTGATTTTAGTGATCAAACTCAGCTAA
- the ppa gene encoding inorganic diphosphatase yields the protein MSYSNIPAGKDAPNDIYVIIEIPANAAPIKYEIDKDSDALFVDRFMGTAMFYPANYGYVPNTLSEDGDPLDVLVVTPHPVEPGSVIRCRPVGKLNMEDDGGIDAKLIAVPHEKLTPIYKDIQEYTDLPPLLIQQVEHFFAHYKDLEPGKWVKLTGWEGSEVAKQEVLKAIEAAK from the coding sequence ATGAGCTACAGCAATATCCCAGCGGGTAAAGATGCACCAAATGACATTTATGTCATCATTGAAATTCCTGCAAACGCAGCGCCAATCAAATATGAAATTGATAAAGATTCTGACGCTTTATTTGTAGACCGTTTCATGGGTACAGCAATGTTCTACCCAGCGAACTACGGTTATGTACCAAATACTTTGTCTGAAGATGGTGACCCGCTTGACGTGCTTGTTGTAACACCGCACCCAGTTGAGCCAGGTTCAGTGATTCGTTGCCGTCCTGTGGGTAAATTAAACATGGAAGATGATGGCGGTATCGATGCGAAATTAATCGCTGTACCACATGAAAAATTAACGCCAATTTATAAAGACATTCAGGAATATACTGATCTTCCTCCGCTTTTAATCCAGCAAGTGGAACATTTCTTTGCTCATTACAAAGATTTAGAGCCAGGCAAATGGGTGAAGTTAACAGGTTGGGAAGGTTCTGAAGTTGCTAAGCAAGAAGTGCTTAAAGCAATTGAAGCTGCAAAATAA
- the glnK gene encoding P-II family nitrogen regulator: MKLVTAIVKPFKLDDVREALSEIGVQGITVTEVKGFGRQKGHTELYRGAEYVVDFLPKVKIEIAISDEMVDAVIESVTRVASTGKIGDGKIFVTNLEQVIRIRTGETGPDAV; this comes from the coding sequence ATGAAGCTAGTAACTGCAATTGTAAAACCCTTTAAATTAGATGATGTGCGTGAAGCATTGTCAGAAATTGGTGTTCAAGGGATCACTGTAACAGAAGTCAAAGGTTTTGGCCGTCAAAAAGGTCATACTGAGCTGTATCGTGGTGCTGAGTATGTCGTTGATTTTCTTCCAAAAGTTAAAATTGAAATCGCAATTAGTGACGAAATGGTTGATGCGGTGATTGAATCGGTCACTCGTGTTGCGAGCACTGGAAAAATTGGTGACGGAAAAATCTTTGTGACTAACTTAGAGCAAGTGATCCGTATTCGTACAGGTGAAACAGGTCCAGATGCTGTTTAA
- a CDS encoding OprD family outer membrane porin: MPKAQKLTLAVLIQAALITTAYASEQSEAKGFVEDAEGSVLFRTGYLSRDKKNGVADTSSAAQSAMVKIESGYTQGIVGFGVGVIGDGSFKLGENNHAGNGMIPLHNDGAKDANGHVDAYDHWARGGGIVKARISNTEVRYGTQVLDLPVLASNTARLVPEYFEGVLATSREIKGLELTAGKFTKNQYSDQVTTDGNELDRAVVWGAKYKFNDQINASYYGTDIKDRLERHYINTNYKQALANNSSLTYDFSGYHTNWDTKANGGAYTYSHTTNDLTNLSNSIWAISSTYNTGNHNVMLAYQQNTGNTGYDYGLGKGVGDGHQTIYLPNSYLSDFIGNDEKSAQLQYTYNFAGMNVPGLTWTTAFVYGWDIDVAGKVDRTQLVTDDAQEREFFNQVKYTVQSGFAKDASLRLRHSYYRASKDYQNDVYIGDTNEWRIWLDIPVKFF, encoded by the coding sequence ATGCCAAAAGCGCAAAAACTTACATTAGCAGTATTAATTCAGGCTGCCCTTATTACTACAGCTTATGCAAGCGAACAAAGTGAAGCAAAAGGATTTGTAGAAGATGCTGAAGGATCAGTGTTGTTCCGCACTGGTTATTTATCTCGTGACAAAAAAAATGGCGTAGCAGATACGAGCTCAGCAGCTCAATCTGCAATGGTTAAAATTGAATCAGGCTATACTCAAGGTATCGTCGGTTTCGGTGTAGGCGTGATTGGGGATGGTTCGTTCAAATTAGGCGAAAATAACCACGCTGGTAATGGGATGATTCCATTACACAATGATGGTGCAAAAGATGCAAATGGTCATGTTGATGCTTATGACCACTGGGCTCGTGGCGGCGGTATTGTAAAAGCACGTATCTCTAATACTGAAGTCCGTTATGGTACTCAAGTACTTGACTTACCAGTACTTGCAAGCAACACTGCACGTTTGGTTCCAGAATACTTTGAAGGTGTATTGGCAACGAGCCGTGAAATTAAAGGCCTTGAATTAACCGCAGGTAAATTCACCAAAAACCAATATTCAGACCAAGTAACCACTGATGGCAATGAACTAGATCGCGCTGTCGTTTGGGGTGCAAAATATAAATTTAATGATCAAATCAATGCTTCTTACTATGGTACTGACATTAAAGACCGTTTAGAACGTCATTATATTAATACAAACTACAAGCAAGCGTTGGCAAATAATAGCTCATTAACTTATGACTTCAGCGGTTATCACACAAATTGGGATACTAAAGCTAATGGTGGTGCTTATACATATTCCCATACGACAAATGATTTAACCAACCTAAGCAACAGCATTTGGGCAATTTCTAGTACTTATAACACTGGAAACCACAATGTGATGTTGGCTTACCAACAAAATACAGGTAATACAGGTTATGACTATGGCTTAGGTAAAGGTGTTGGCGATGGTCATCAAACAATTTACTTACCAAACTCTTACCTTTCTGACTTTATTGGTAACGATGAAAAATCGGCTCAACTCCAATACACTTACAACTTTGCAGGTATGAATGTTCCTGGTTTAACTTGGACAACTGCATTTGTTTATGGTTGGGATATTGATGTTGCTGGAAAAGTTGACCGTACTCAGCTAGTCACGGACGATGCTCAAGAACGTGAATTCTTTAATCAAGTGAAATATACAGTTCAATCTGGTTTTGCTAAAGATGCAAGCTTACGTTTACGTCATTCTTACTACCGTGCTAGTAAAGACTATCAAAATGATGTATACATTGGTGATACCAACGAATGGCGTATTTGGTTAGACATCCCTGTAAAATTCTTCTAA
- a CDS encoding ammonium transporter yields the protein MKKMLLALSLSGALLGGSVAWAEEVTASAPSEEVTTTVEMTAATSPDVQAVATPAPTEEAAAPAAEEPTLDTGDTAWILVSTALVLLMTIPGLALFYGGMVRKKNVLSTMAHSFVAAAVVSLAWVIVGYTLAFTEGNAFIGGFDKVMLSGITTTALTGTIPEILFVIFQMTFAIITVAIISGSIAERMKFGAFVAFIAIWVVVVYAPITHWVWGGGWLFNDGALDFAGGTVVHINSGVAGLVAAYMLGKRMGLGRESMAPHNLTLTVLGASLVWVGWFGFNGGSALGANGSAGYALVTTQVAAAAAAIAWLITEKVVRGKASVLGGASGAVAGLVVITPAAGFVTVGGALAMGLIGGVVCFWGITGLKRALKADDSLDAFGLHGVGGIVGAILTAVFASEFIMGDKAPANMMSQLWVQIEGVLATIAYSAVLTFVILKVIDVVIGIRVEADDERMGLDLSQHGERIE from the coding sequence ATGAAAAAAATGCTACTCGCGCTGAGTTTATCAGGCGCACTTTTAGGTGGTTCTGTTGCTTGGGCTGAAGAAGTAACAGCATCTGCTCCATCAGAAGAAGTCACAACAACAGTGGAAATGACTGCAGCGACATCGCCAGATGTACAAGCAGTTGCGACACCTGCTCCAACTGAAGAAGCTGCAGCTCCTGCGGCTGAAGAACCAACCCTCGATACGGGTGATACAGCTTGGATTTTAGTTTCTACCGCATTGGTCTTGTTAATGACCATTCCTGGTTTGGCACTTTTCTACGGTGGTATGGTTCGTAAGAAAAACGTCTTAAGCACCATGGCACACAGTTTTGTTGCTGCTGCCGTTGTGAGCCTTGCATGGGTAATTGTGGGTTATACACTTGCATTTACTGAAGGAAATGCCTTTATTGGTGGTTTTGATAAAGTCATGCTGTCAGGGATTACCACCACAGCATTAACAGGCACAATTCCTGAAATTCTCTTTGTTATTTTCCAAATGACTTTTGCCATTATTACCGTTGCGATTATTAGCGGTTCGATTGCTGAACGGATGAAATTTGGGGCATTTGTGGCATTTATCGCGATCTGGGTGGTTGTGGTGTATGCGCCAATTACGCACTGGGTTTGGGGTGGCGGTTGGTTATTTAACGATGGCGCACTTGATTTTGCAGGCGGTACAGTCGTACATATTAACTCAGGTGTTGCCGGGCTAGTGGCTGCATACATGTTAGGTAAACGTATGGGGCTAGGTCGTGAATCTATGGCACCTCATAACCTGACATTAACGGTTCTTGGTGCAAGCCTTGTATGGGTCGGTTGGTTTGGTTTTAACGGCGGTTCAGCACTGGGTGCAAATGGTTCCGCAGGTTATGCACTGGTCACCACACAAGTTGCAGCAGCGGCAGCGGCAATTGCATGGTTAATTACTGAAAAAGTGGTACGCGGTAAAGCATCTGTACTGGGTGGTGCATCTGGTGCGGTAGCAGGTCTGGTCGTGATTACTCCTGCGGCTGGTTTTGTGACCGTTGGTGGTGCCTTGGCGATGGGTCTGATTGGCGGTGTGGTTTGTTTCTGGGGGATTACTGGTCTGAAACGTGCCCTTAAAGCAGATGACTCATTAGATGCTTTCGGTTTACACGGTGTTGGCGGTATTGTGGGGGCAATTCTCACAGCAGTCTTTGCCAGTGAATTCATCATGGGAGATAAAGCACCTGCAAATATGATGAGCCAATTGTGGGTTCAAATTGAAGGTGTACTTGCGACTATTGCTTACTCTGCAGTGTTAACTTTCGTGATCCTAAAAGTAATTGATGTGGTGATTGGTATTCGTGTAGAAGCTGATGATGAGCGCATGGGTCTCGACTTAAGTCAACATGGCGAACGCATTGAATAG
- a CDS encoding YifB family Mg chelatase-like AAA ATPase, with protein sequence MSFAKINTRGLLGLHAPLIEVEVHLSQGLPSLTIVGLAEAAVRESKDRVRSAIINSGFQFPSKRLTINLAPADLPKDGSRLDLPIALGILIASGQLPEQNIDHLEFIGELALDGQLRPTTGTLSIAIACQQAQHQLVLPEQNALEAAQLPHFDVYAAKNLKEVCEHLSQHKPLSPVQKPVDSPLHRYKFDLADVKGQLRPRRALEIAAAGGHSLLFRGPPGTGKTLLASRLPSILPPLSSSENLEVASIYSVANSQHHFGHRPFRAPHHTASAIALVGGGSQPKPGEITLAHLGVLFLDELPEFDRKVLEVLRQPLESKEIVISRASRQMTYPANFQLIAAMNPCPCGYAFNQDQRCQCSTEAIKRYQNRISGPLLDRIDLHIDVPPLTVHELQAHAPAENSDQVRHRVTQAYEQQIQRQNCLNHALNPQQLEQFAGLNEQTQKMLELAQQRLNLSARAYHRVLRVARTIADLANSAEIQTGHLSEALSYRQQSL encoded by the coding sequence ATGTCTTTTGCAAAAATAAATACGCGAGGGCTATTGGGGCTGCATGCCCCACTGATTGAAGTCGAAGTTCATTTAAGTCAAGGATTACCATCACTTACCATTGTAGGATTAGCAGAAGCTGCTGTTCGGGAAAGTAAAGATCGAGTCCGTTCAGCTATTATTAATAGTGGTTTTCAGTTTCCCAGTAAACGTCTCACGATTAATCTTGCACCAGCAGATTTGCCCAAAGATGGTTCACGCCTAGATTTACCGATTGCCTTGGGCATTTTAATTGCGTCTGGACAACTTCCAGAACAAAATATCGATCATCTTGAATTTATTGGGGAATTGGCACTAGATGGTCAATTGCGCCCAACCACAGGGACTTTGAGTATTGCCATCGCGTGTCAGCAAGCGCAACACCAATTGGTTTTGCCCGAACAAAATGCATTGGAGGCAGCACAACTGCCCCATTTTGATGTGTATGCAGCAAAAAATCTCAAAGAAGTGTGCGAACACTTAAGCCAACACAAGCCGTTATCTCCTGTGCAAAAGCCTGTCGACTCACCTTTACATCGCTATAAATTTGATCTGGCTGATGTGAAAGGACAACTCCGTCCGCGACGGGCTTTAGAAATTGCAGCAGCAGGTGGTCATTCCTTACTGTTTCGTGGCCCCCCAGGCACAGGTAAAACACTATTGGCATCGCGTTTACCCAGTATTCTTCCACCGCTCAGTTCTAGTGAAAATTTAGAAGTAGCCAGTATTTATTCTGTTGCCAATTCGCAGCATCATTTTGGACATCGCCCTTTTCGCGCGCCACATCATACCGCTTCGGCCATTGCCTTGGTGGGTGGAGGGTCACAACCTAAACCTGGAGAAATTACTTTAGCGCATTTAGGCGTTCTGTTTTTAGATGAACTTCCTGAATTTGATCGCAAAGTCTTGGAAGTACTTAGACAGCCTTTAGAATCCAAAGAAATTGTGATTTCTCGGGCATCCCGTCAAATGACTTATCCTGCCAATTTTCAGTTAATCGCTGCCATGAATCCTTGTCCATGTGGCTACGCGTTTAATCAAGATCAACGTTGTCAATGTTCCACAGAGGCCATCAAACGTTATCAAAATCGAATTTCTGGTCCTCTATTAGATCGCATAGATTTGCATATTGATGTACCACCGCTTACGGTACATGAATTACAAGCACATGCACCTGCTGAAAATTCTGATCAAGTGCGTCATCGTGTGACTCAAGCCTATGAGCAACAAATTCAACGACAAAATTGTTTAAATCATGCTTTGAACCCACAGCAACTGGAACAATTTGCAGGATTGAATGAGCAAACCCAAAAAATGCTTGAATTGGCTCAACAACGTTTAAATTTATCTGCGCGGGCTTATCATCGAGTTTTAAGAGTGGCCAGAACCATTGCTGACTTGGCAAATTCGGCTGAAATTCAAACTGGACATTTAAGTGAAGCTCTATCGTATCGGCAGCAAAGCCTTTAA
- a CDS encoding AMP-binding protein, whose product MEKIWFAEYRKTGIPETVELPPENTSLVDVFERNFQKFGSRDAFIFMDKALTFSELDEASRKFAVYLQSLGLAKGSRVAVMMPNVLQYPVVALGVLRAGLVLVNVNPLYTARELEHQLNDSGSEVLVIIENFASVYQSIIGKTPVKHVVVASVGDMLGTLKGTLVNFVLRSVRKQIPAWNIPGHIRFNAAMSKVSPSNYKRPNLTLSDTAVLQYTGGTTGVSKGAELTHRNLVANLLQCDGIFQSKFGAQDGQPDDRIFCALPLYHIFAFMVCAMYGMYKGQANVLIPNPRDLPAVMKELRKYQPTFFPAVNTLFNALVNNEEFKQLDHSKLKMAMGGGMAVLPSTAEAWKKVTGTNIVEGYGLSETSPVATANPPASDEFSGTIGIPLPLTDIAILDDDGNPVALGEQGEICIRGPQVMKGYWNRPDETAKVMVNGFFRTGDIGVMDDRGYTKIVDRKKDMILVSGFNVYPSEIEEVIAKHPKVLEVAAIGVPDEKSGEVPKLFVVKKDASLTTEEVLEFAKENLTGYKRPRYVEFMEELPKSNVGKILRKDLRKTA is encoded by the coding sequence ATGGAAAAGATTTGGTTCGCTGAATACCGCAAGACAGGAATTCCTGAAACTGTAGAATTACCCCCAGAGAACACTTCTTTGGTAGATGTATTTGAGCGTAATTTCCAAAAATTTGGTTCACGTGATGCCTTTATCTTTATGGATAAAGCACTGACTTTTAGTGAACTTGACGAAGCGAGTCGTAAATTTGCTGTTTATCTACAAAGTTTAGGTTTGGCGAAAGGTTCTCGTGTAGCAGTCATGATGCCAAACGTTCTCCAATATCCAGTGGTTGCTCTAGGTGTATTGCGTGCGGGTCTGGTGCTCGTGAACGTTAACCCGTTATACACTGCGCGTGAGCTTGAACACCAATTAAATGATTCAGGTTCTGAAGTTTTAGTCATTATTGAAAACTTTGCTTCGGTTTATCAGAGTATTATCGGTAAAACACCAGTAAAACATGTCGTGGTTGCCTCTGTCGGTGACATGTTGGGTACTTTAAAAGGGACTTTAGTCAATTTTGTGTTGCGTTCAGTACGTAAACAAATTCCTGCATGGAATATTCCAGGTCATATCCGTTTTAATGCGGCAATGTCAAAAGTAAGCCCAAGCAACTATAAACGTCCAAATCTAACCCTCAGTGATACAGCTGTTTTACAGTACACTGGCGGTACTACGGGTGTTTCTAAAGGTGCGGAGTTAACGCATCGTAACCTTGTGGCTAACTTATTACAGTGTGATGGTATTTTCCAAAGTAAATTTGGTGCTCAAGATGGTCAGCCAGATGACCGTATTTTCTGTGCTTTACCGCTGTATCATATTTTCGCATTTATGGTTTGTGCCATGTACGGTATGTATAAAGGTCAAGCCAATGTTTTAATTCCGAACCCGCGTGATTTACCTGCGGTGATGAAAGAATTACGCAAGTATCAACCAACGTTCTTCCCAGCAGTGAATACCTTATTTAATGCTTTGGTCAATAATGAAGAATTTAAACAGCTCGACCACAGCAAGCTTAAAATGGCTATGGGCGGTGGTATGGCTGTACTTCCATCGACTGCAGAAGCGTGGAAAAAAGTCACGGGTACGAACATCGTTGAAGGTTATGGCTTATCTGAAACTTCACCAGTTGCAACGGCAAATCCACCTGCTTCGGATGAATTCAGTGGCACGATTGGTATTCCATTACCATTAACTGACATTGCAATTTTAGATGATGATGGCAATCCAGTTGCATTGGGCGAGCAAGGTGAAATCTGTATTCGTGGTCCTCAGGTCATGAAAGGTTACTGGAACCGTCCAGATGAAACTGCCAAAGTGATGGTGAATGGTTTCTTCCGTACAGGTGACATCGGTGTAATGGATGATCGCGGCTACACCAAAATTGTTGACCGTAAGAAAGATATGATTTTAGTGTCTGGTTTCAACGTATATCCTTCAGAAATTGAAGAAGTGATTGCGAAGCATCCAAAAGTTCTTGAAGTTGCTGCAATTGGTGTACCTGATGAGAAATCAGGCGAAGTACCAAAATTATTTGTTGTGAAAAAAGATGCTTCTTTAACCACTGAAGAAGTTCTTGAATTTGCGAAAGAAAACTTAACAGGTTACAAACGCCCACGTTATGTTGAGTTTATGGAAGAATTACCAAAATCGAATGTAGGTAAAATTTTACGTAAAGATTTGCGTAAAACTGCATAA
- the nrdR gene encoding transcriptional regulator NrdR, protein MHCPFCNAADSKVIDSRLAAEGCQIRRRRECISCGERFTTFESYEVVMPRVIKSDGKNEPFDEAKLRRSLMHALQKRPVTQEQIEAVLSDIQLHIRRLGERDVKSRTIGEIVMQALFALDHVAYVRFASVYQDFQDVEAFRRQIEQMQQREHE, encoded by the coding sequence ATGCATTGTCCTTTTTGCAACGCCGCAGACAGTAAAGTCATCGACTCGCGCTTAGCCGCTGAAGGCTGTCAAATCAGACGTCGCCGTGAATGTATTAGTTGCGGTGAGCGTTTTACCACATTTGAAAGTTATGAAGTGGTCATGCCACGTGTGATTAAATCAGACGGTAAAAATGAACCTTTTGATGAAGCCAAGCTACGCCGCTCGTTAATGCATGCGTTACAAAAGCGTCCCGTCACACAAGAACAAATTGAAGCTGTGTTGAGCGATATTCAGTTGCATATTCGCCGTTTAGGAGAACGTGATGTGAAGTCACGCACTATCGGGGAAATTGTTATGCAAGCTTTATTTGCCTTGGATCATGTGGCTTATGTGCGTTTTGCTTCGGTTTATCAGGACTTTCAGGATGTGGAAGCTTTTCGTCGTCAAATTGAACAAATGCAACAACGTGAACATGAATGA
- the ribD gene encoding bifunctional diaminohydroxyphosphoribosylaminopyrimidine deaminase/5-amino-6-(5-phosphoribosylamino)uracil reductase RibD: MSELNQDQVWMQRAIRLAQLGQYSTKPNPNVGCVIVKDGQLVGEGFHPRAGQPHAEVFAIRQAGDLTHGATAYVTLEPCAHYGRTPPCAKGLVDAGIAQVVVACSDPNPLVAGKGIHILQEAGIQVRTGVCEAEAATLNRGFLKAMATGLPYVRLKVASSLDGRTAMASGESKWITGAEARLDVQHWRAISGAVITGIDTILADDCLLNVRQLPDVEDINTVVQPKRVILDRQGRLPLDTQILQQPDTVMVMGPFRPELAQLGVIQLEIQSLESLLRTLKDFQIYDVLVEAGATLSSAFLKQALVDELISYVAPTLLGQSARAMFNAEFTHLAEQLRFKLIDVSQVGNDVRLRLTPIQESI; this comes from the coding sequence ATGTCTGAGTTAAACCAAGACCAAGTTTGGATGCAGCGCGCTATTCGCTTAGCACAACTGGGGCAATACTCCACCAAACCTAATCCGAATGTCGGTTGCGTGATTGTCAAAGATGGACAATTGGTCGGAGAGGGCTTTCATCCACGTGCGGGACAACCTCATGCGGAAGTGTTTGCCATTCGCCAAGCAGGTGACTTAACACATGGCGCAACTGCTTATGTCACTTTAGAACCTTGTGCACATTATGGCCGTACTCCACCTTGTGCCAAAGGCTTGGTTGACGCAGGAATTGCACAAGTTGTCGTTGCTTGTTCAGATCCTAATCCTTTAGTGGCAGGAAAAGGTATTCATATTCTTCAGGAAGCCGGTATTCAAGTTAGGACTGGGGTGTGTGAGGCTGAAGCTGCGACCTTGAATCGTGGCTTTCTCAAGGCGATGGCAACAGGTTTGCCTTATGTGCGCTTGAAAGTTGCCTCCAGTTTGGACGGTCGAACCGCAATGGCATCAGGTGAATCGAAATGGATTACTGGTGCAGAGGCTCGATTGGATGTTCAGCACTGGCGTGCCATTTCAGGGGCAGTGATTACAGGCATTGATACGATTTTGGCAGATGACTGTTTATTAAATGTGCGTCAATTGCCAGACGTTGAAGATATCAATACGGTAGTGCAGCCCAAACGCGTTATTTTAGATCGACAAGGTCGCTTACCTTTAGATACCCAGATTTTACAACAGCCCGATACAGTCATGGTAATGGGACCCTTCCGTCCTGAACTGGCGCAGTTGGGCGTGATACAGTTAGAAATTCAATCTTTAGAAAGTTTGTTAAGAACCTTAAAAGATTTTCAAATTTACGATGTGTTGGTCGAAGCGGGCGCAACCTTGTCCAGTGCTTTTCTCAAGCAGGCATTGGTTGATGAACTGATTAGTTATGTTGCACCCACCTTATTAGGTCAATCTGCACGTGCGATGTTTAATGCGGAATTTACGCATTTGGCAGAGCAACTTCGATTTAAGCTCATCGATGTTTCCCAAGTGGGAAATGATGTGCGCTTAAGGCTAACACCCATTCAAGAGTCTATATGA